The following nucleotide sequence is from Paenibacillus andongensis.
ACGTTCGCAACCTGCTCGGTAGAGGAACGAAGGATTGGTGGATTCGTAAGCTGTTTGCCACGCAGTCTTTGAATAATGCTGAGGTGCTGGAAACGGGAATGTCTTTATTAAGGCAACACGGTTTAGAAGTTAAAGAGAGCGAATATCTCGCAGGTACTTATGACAATGTCTCTGAAGCCTTTACAGAGGCAGCGGATGTTGTCAAAAAAAGGCTGATTACTGCAGCACTACTATTTGCTCATGCTAGTGAGAAGCTACAGCTTCCAACGGTAGATGATATGGGGCCTATTATTGATGAGGCTGATGAACAAGAAGGAGACCCAGAGGAAGAAGAATACATTGCGAGTTTCCAACTTACGTCCATTCTGGAGCTAATCGCAAATAGCAGCTTTACTTTTGCAAAAGAAATCATTCGGGATCTTCATTTAAATTTGACGGCACTAGACGATAAGCATTTTGTAATTTTGAGCGGCATATCTGGTACTGGGAAAACTCAACTGGCACGGCTATATGCTAACGCGGTATACGGTATGGAATATGAGGCGGACAACCCTTACATGTCTGTTATTCCAGTACGGCCTGATTGGACGGATTCTAGTTCTTTATTCGGTTATTACAGCTCATTCGAAAATCGGTATGTCATTCCTGAGTTTTTGAGAATGGTGTTGAAAGCTCATCAAGAACGTGAGAAACCGCATTTTGTGGTCTTCGATGAAATGAATTTGGCGAGAGTGGAATATTATCTTAGTGATTACTTGAGCGGCGTGGAATCGAGGAAGGAAATTCCTTTACATAACCGAGCTGATCTTATTGATATTCCAAAGACTGTTACAATTCCACCGAACTTGTATGTGATTGGGACGGTAAATGTAGACGAGACGACTCATTCAATTTCTGATAAAGTCTTGGATCGGGCATTTGTTATGACGTTAAGTGAAGTGGATTTCGATACGTTATGGAATAGATCCGCTGAGGATGTAAGGGTTAAGCTTCAGATAGAGTTTGACTTTTTGAAACAAGTACATAGTATTCTAAAGCCCTATTATCTTCATTTTGGTTATCGTTCTATGAATGAGATGCTCCAAAAATTATCACATAATAAAAACTTGGAAGCGAATATTCAAATGAATGAAACGGAGGCTCTTGAAAAGGTCATTATTGAAAAAGTGCTCCCTAAAGTTCGCGGTGATGACTCCATTTCAGAAATGTTAACTAAACTTCATCAGGTTTTTGAAGCAAAGTTCGGATCGGATTCTGCTGCCTTAAGTATCGTAGAGCGGATGGAAAAGGAGATTGCGCGATATGGAGCCGCTCAGTTTTGGAGATAGCTTTTTAGTCCGTTCAAGAGGCAGTGAATGGCTCCCGATTGAAAAAGCTTATTTAACCGAGGCAACAGAATATGAATGGCAATGGGAACAAATAGACATTTCTATTTTGCTGATGCAGGGTATTCCTCTAACCTATCGGAAAGTAGATGGTGGAGTTACAGGTCATTTTATGACTCCATTTCAAAGTGGGCAGTTGACTTTTACAGTAGAACAACAGGCATACGAGACCTACGTATACCCAGATGATCGAAAAATGACTGCAGAGCAATATGACATTATGCTTCTTGAAATTTTGGATGAAGCAGCGGTATGCTTTGATCATGCAGGGCTCACGATTCCAATTAGCACTCAGGACAGAGCAAGGGATGTCTCATGGGCGCAATGGAGTTATATCGATCATGGGATTAAGGATCTTGCTTCCTATATTCGGCGTTTTCTGGAACATCCGTTAAAGCGGCTGTCTGAGAAGGATACTTTACTGAAGCGGGAACAAATGAAAGTCGTTACGAACAGAACATCGCAATGGCTAGAAAGACATTATGCTAAAGATCCTTCGAGTGTAATTCCAGCTAACGTATTAACACATGTTCGAATAGACACTTACGATATGTATGAAAATAGGGTCATAAAAAGATATCTTTTAGATCTTCAAAGCCTTTTAGTTACATATATACACTGCAGTTTAAGCGATGTTTCAAAGAAGGCTGCAAAGTACGGGGATCTGGTGAGATATTGGTTGAGACAGGGCATTTTCCAAGAGATTACTTCGTATCAGGGACCTATACAGGTCTCAACAATTTTTCGTAAGCATCCTGTTTATCGTTTATGTTACAGGTGGTTTGATCGTTTATATCAACATGGTAACGAGCGAATTGGATTCGAGTATCCCTTTCCACTTAAGGATACGTTTGCTTTGTATGAAATATGGTGTTACATGCAGGTATTAAGATTGTTGAGGGAAAAGGGTCTGATTAAGAATTCTGCAAATCTCTATAAGTCTACGCTGGATCGTTTCTTTTTATCGCTTGCTAAACATAAAGAAAGTCATGTATCGCTTGCTAACGGCCATCATCTATTTTATCAAAGAGTTTTTCAGTACAATTCTGATCATTTTTATTCGTTCACACAACGAATGGAACCGGATATTACTTTGGAGAGTCATGAAGGAATTCTCGTTTTTGATCCTAAGTATCGAGTTCCAACAAATTTGAGCACAGCATTAGGAGAAATGCATAAATATCGAGATGGGATTCTTGTTAAGCATAAAGAGACCCCTGCCGTAGAGAATGTATTTATTCTTACTCCCTCAAAGGGGGAGGAAGAACCAAGATACTTTCAGGAGTGGTATCATGAGCAGTATCGTATGGGGGCTATAGAAATGGTTCCTGGAGGACCTAGTAATCCAGCTTTGGAAAGAGCCATTGATAGGTTTATGAAAAACATATAGTACTGTTCAAAAAGAGGTTATTCTTATACTAAGCTTTGACAAGGAGAGGTCTTAATGTCATTGATTCATTATTTTCCAAGGTATTCTCAGAAAGAGAACATGGTGACGAACAATACAATGTTGCTCTTTAAAAGATTATCCAACAACAGTAGTGAGAAATTTAATAGGTATCTAAATTCAATTCTTGAGAATTCCGGGATTAATCTGGACATGACTATTAAATTTGGTCAACAAGAAAAAGGTAATGGAAGTGTTCCTGATGCTTATATCCAACAAGAAACTTTTAAAATACTAATTGAAACTAAACTTTATGGACAACAAAATGTTAGCCAGATTAAGAAACATTTCAGCGAATTTAAAGATGAAAAAAATCAAATATTTTTATGGATAAATAAAGAGTCTATTAAAGAGGACTACAGACGTCAAATAGTCAATGAACTGAACAAAATTAATGCATTAAGGATTAATAGTATATCTTTTGCGTCAGTAACATTTAAAGAAATTTGTGAAAACTTCAATGAAACTTTAAACGATTATGACTTTGAGATGAAAGATATGATCCAAGATTATGAAGCGTTCTGTAGTGAATCTGGGTTGATTGATAACATTGAGACAAAATTTCGTTTCGTTCCAACGGGGGTAACTTTTCAACAAAATATAAAGTACAACGTATATTATGATCCAAGTTCTAATAGATACCAAAACCACAATTACATTGGGCTTTATACTAATAAAGCAGTCAGAGGAATTGGTAAAATAATTTGTATTGTTGATATAGAGTATGACAATAAAAAAGATGAAATTAGAGTTGTTTCAACTCAACTCGGTGTTTTATCTGATGAACAGAAAGGCGTCTTAAGACAAGTAATTAAAGAAGCATATGGTGAGTTCGGCTATGATCTTGCTAGTAATCATAGGTTTTTCTTCGTAGACAAGTTCTATGAAACTGAATTCATTAAGATTTCAAAAAATGGGATGATGGGGAAACGATATTTTGATGTTTCTACCATAGCCGGATTTAATGTAAAAATGAATACAGCAGAAATCGCTAATCTTTTGAAAGGTAAGGAGTGGAAATGAGTAACCTTTAGGTAACAACTGAGCGTGATAAAATGAGTAAGGTGTCACCTTGCTCTAAATTAGCAGAGGAGCTCAATGAATATCTAGAAGCCGCCGAGAATTTTTGATAGAGGTGAGTATAGAAAAATGTATATACTTATTGCAATTGTAGTTGTTATCTTAGGTATTTACCTGATCAAACAAATGAATCAAAGCGCCTCTCAAGATCATGTATCTAATAATCTCGATGCACTAGAAGCAGCTCAATCCTCGGTAGTTGATCCAGATGAACCTAGCTCTAAGGATACTCCTAACAAGGCAATTCAGGAGCCGCCGCATAAACAACATCAAACAAAAAAGAATACTAACAAACAAAAAAATAATTCGAAACCGCCAAAACCAATTCTACAACCTGTGAAAAATCCACCTCCAAAAAAAATAGAGCAAAGTTTCAGAAAAATGGCAGCCATTTGGAGAAAACCTGAAGACTCCGAAACTTGCTATCGCTGTTCCGGCACTTTGACAACGGAAACAATTGAGCTTGCTTCTTTTAAATATGGAAAGATTCAGGGCTATGTACGAACATCCGCATGGGCTTGCTCTGTATGTAAATATGTCTGTGCAAATGAGAGTAATTTAATCCAAATAAAAAAACAGGCATCAGGGTGTCAGTTCCAAATTAATGATTGGGGAATTACACCCAAAATCATGGTCCCTGTAACCGAACCTAAAAAACACGATTTTCAGTGGCCTAGTACATATGCTGTGGAAACATTAAAACCAGGCAATAAAGATGGAAACCGATTTGGTCTAGAGAGCCCCCTTCACAAATTAGGATATAAAATAACAGATAGCAATCGATCGAAAAGATGGATAATCTTAGAAAATGAGGCGCTACCAAAACTCGGACTAGAAAAAGTAGCTAATGTAATTGCAACCAATGTAAAAGCAAGAAAGCGCCAAAAAGGCGGTGCAAATAAGTATTCGCACGCCATTTTTGAATGGGAGTACGATTTAAAGAAATTAAAAGATACTTACTATCGAAGAGATTTCCAATGGCCGACAACAGATTAGAGCGGTTAAGTGAAAAATAAGGATATTTGTCATACTCTGTATATTCATTCCAGGCTATTTAGTACTATAATAGTGCTAGTAGGTATTACGTACTAGGAGAGACAGAATATGGCTTACATGGTACCGGAAACGATCCCCAGAGGTGCAACGGCTGGAGAACGTATTTTGTTTGAAAGTTTAAAAGATCATTTACCGAGTGACTATATTGTTTATTATGAACCTGAGATTCGGGGTAGAAGACCCGACTTTGTCATTATAGGCCCTGATTTGGGGCTCGTTATTCTTGAGGTTAAGGATTATACCAAAGGTACATTGTACCAAGTTAATCACGATGAGTGGACTCTGCGAAACACTGCCGGTGAGTTGGTGACTACGAAAAGTCCGCTCAAACAAGCTAGGGATAATGCTCGCTTAATATCGGAGCACCTGAAAAAAGATAAGAATCTCGTACAAGACGCGAGTTCTTATTTGAAGTTCCCTTATGGTTTTGGCACAGTCTTTACTCGACTTAAGCAAGAGGATTTTATCAAACACGATCTATACCAAGTGATTGAGCCTCAATTTGTACTATGCAGAGATGAAGTTGATCCGGATGAGGATGGCTTTTCTCAAGAAATATTAAAGGAAAAAATCCATGGCATGTTCACGGTTTGGAGTCAGAAAAAGAACATTTTAACCAATGAAGATATACAAGCCATTCGCTTCCACCTGTTTCCTGAGGTGCGGATCAGTGCAGAGTATAAGCCTACTATTAAACATCAGGATCAGTTGCTTCTCTCACTTCATAACATCAAAACAATGGATCTTCATCAAGAAAATATGGCGAAACAAATCGGCGATAAACACCGACTTATTAGAGGGGTTGCAGGAAGCGGCAAAACGCTTGTTCTTGCCAGCCGCGCTAAGATGTTAGCTAAGGCTCATCCAGATTGGAAGATTCTTGTACTATGTTACGGAATTCCATTATCCCGAAGCTTAAAACAAATGATCGAGCGAATGATGAATGAGCCTGAAGATTTGTTGGATCTAATCAACTTAGGGTCATCGGATAATCAAAGAGAATCGAAAGTAGAGGTATATAATTTTCATGAGTGGCTGAGGAACAGTTTACATATGAAAGATAGTGAAATACCTACACTATTGGAGAAAGTGAACAATAAGGAGGCAATCCTTCCGACATATGATGCGATTATGATTGATGAAGGCCAGGATTTTGAACCTGTTTGGCTGAAACTGTTAAGCTGCTGTTTAAATCCAGATACTCAATCGTTGCTCTTAGTTGAAGACCGAGCACAAACTATTTTTAATAGGAAAACAAGCCTGGCTCAGGATATTGGTCTTAATTTTCGTGGGCGATCAAAAATTCTTGCTATCAATTACCGTAATACTGCGCAAATTGTTCAGTTCGCTTGGGGGTTTTATCAAGAACATTCCCAATTAAAGAATAAGGTTCAGGAAGGTTCGGTAGATGGTGTGGAAATCATCCCTCCGCAATCAACGAAGAGAAAAGGTCCGGAACCTATGATTAAAGGGTTTCGCGATATTCGAGAGGAAATGAATTTTGTATCCAAGTCAGTTACATTCCTAAACCAACACAAAAACATACCTTTTCAGGATATAGCCATATTATATCGGGTTAAAAATAGCCATCGTACTTCATACTTTGATGAAATAAAAAACAGTTTGGAACTGCATGAATTACCGTATACATGGATTACAGAAAATGCGGAGTCCAAACGAAATTTTGTGCGAGATGAAAATAAGATTAAGATATCTACCATCGACAGTGCAAAAGGCCTCGATTTTCGGGCAGTGTTTATTATCAACATTGAGAATATGCCGTTTCCACTTGAAGAAGTAGAAGAGAGAGAGGTCTCTCTCTTTTATATTGGTATGACTCGGGCATTGGAGTGGTTGTTCCTGACTTATAGCGGGGAATCAAAATTCACTCAATACTTAGACGAGATTATTCAGAAAAGAAGCCAGCAAACGTCATTACATAAACAATCTGTATAAGACTGGAATTGACATTGCGCACCCTTGTGGTGCTCTTTTTATAGAGAGAGGTGCCCTTATGAAACAAGGACTCTACGAACAGATCATAAACAACATAACTACGAAGCAGTTATCAGCCCTAGACCCGACTTTATATGAGGTAGGCAAGGAACGATTAGATGCTGAGGAAGCGAGAAAGATGCTATCCAATTATTTGGCTACGGTCACTCGTAGAGCGCTAAAAGCAGTGAGGGAACAAAGCAGTGACGAAGAAGCCGTACTTGCTCAGGTCAGAACCTGTAATGAGATTATCGCTACACTAAAGGAAACTCTGGGGCAAGAGGAATACAAGGAGCTGCAGCTTGACGAGCAGGGTGAAGTATTAACATACGTCTACTCAAAGCTTAATCATGTTCGTGGTATTAAAAATGAAAAGGTGCTTCGGCCGGCAACACCACTATCTCAAAGCTCGTTATTTACAGGTTCACACTCGGAACCCAACATGATGAATGAATTAAAGCATGAAATTGTGACAGCCGATCGGATAGATCTGTTAGTATCATTTATCAAATGGAGCGGTCTTCGATGTCTCATGGAGCAGCTAGAACAATTCACTTCCAGCGGTGGACAGCTTCGTGTTATTACGACTACTTATATGGAAGCGACTGACTACAAAGCTGTATTAGAATTAAGCAAGCTCTCAAATACAAAAATTAAGATATCCTATGATACGGATAGGACCCGACTTCATGCGAAAGCCTACGTATTTATGCGAGACACAGGGTTTACAACAGCTTACGTAGGTTCATCTAATCTTTCTAACCCTGCTCTTACTAGTGGTCTAGAATGGAATTTGAAGGTGACAGAAAAAGATTCCTATGATGTCCTTAAAAAGATCGAGGCCACTTTTGAGAGCTATTGGAACGATAGGGAATTCAAGCTCTTTTCTCCTGAGAACGTGGAACACGAGACTCAACTTCAGGAAGCTTTAGGGAAAAAGAAGGTTAATGAGCATGAAGCACTTCATTTCCATTTCGACCTGACGCCCTATGATTACCAAAAGGAAGTCTTGGAAAAGCTTGAAGCTCAGAGGACCTTATACGGAAGAATGAAAAACTTATTGCTCGCTGCGACAGGTGTTGGTAAGACGGTGATATCAGCTTTTGATTTCAAGCGATATAGGTCAAAAAATCCAGGAGCAAAGCTTCTTTTTGTTGCTCATCGAGAAGAAATATTGAAGCAGAGCCGGGATACGTTTAGGTTTATTTTAAAGGATCTTAATTTTGGAGAACTGCATGTAGGTAGCAATCAAGCACAATCGGTCGATCATCTGTTTATCAGTATACAGAGTTTCAACTCAATGAAATTAGCAGAGATCACGACAAGTAACTTCTATGATTTTATTATTGTGGATGAGTTTCATCATGCCGCCGCGCCATCCTATCAAAAGCTTCTCACCCACTATCAGCCAGAGATTTTGCTAGGTTTGACGGCAACGCCAGAACGTATGGACGGGAAGGATATATTAGCCTATTTCGACCATACCATTGCTGCTGAGATTCGATTAATAGACGCCATAGACCGAAAGTTGCTTTCACCCTTTCATTATTTTGGAGTAACCGATCATGTGGATTTGACTCAAGTGAAATGGTCGAGGAGAGGTTATGATCTACGAGAGCTAGAGGGCCTATACACAAGCGATAAGATTCGCGCTACACAGATTTTGAATAGTCTCAAAAAGTACGTAACAGATTTGGACGAAGTAAAAGGTTTAGGATTTTGCGTAAGTGTCGAGCATGCATTATATATGGCAAAAGTATTTGATGAAGCGGGAATCCCATCAATTGCGCTGCACGGGAACTCTCATGAACAAGAACGAAGTCAGGCAAAGGGCCGGCTCATTAGTGGTGAAATTAAGCTCATCTTTGTAGTGGATCTTTACAATGAAGGGGTGGATATCCCGGAAGTGAACACCATTCTATTCTTACGTCCTACAGAAAGCTTGACTGTTTTTCTGCAGCAGCTTGGTCGTGGTTTGCGTTTGGCAGAGGGGAAAGAATGTCTTACCGTTCTTGACTTCATTGGGCAAGCACATAAGGAGTATAACTTTCAGGAGAAATTCCGTTCTCTGTTAGGCAAAACTAAACACTCCGTTCAGCATTATGTAGAGAATGGTTTCTCTAGTTTACCTAGGGGAAGCTTTGTTCAACTTGAAAAACAAGCAAAGGATTACATCCTAAGAAATTTGAAGCAGGCGTCAACTAATCGACGAAGTTTAATTAATAAGATTAAATATTTTGCAGATGATACGGGACTCATGCTTACCTTGACAAATTTCATTGAGTACCATGGAATTTCTGCATTTGAACTATATGGTGGTCGCAACGGTAACAGATTCTTAAGGGGATTAATGGTTGAGGCAGGCGTGCTAGAGCCTTTTGAACTTCCTCCAACAGAATTAGTAAAACGTATTCCAGCATTATTAAATCTGAACTCACGAAGGTTATTGAAATTTTTAATTTCATATATAGAGGAAGAGAAGCAACCAGAAACAGAAGAAGAGCATCTCATGCTAAACATGTTCTATTATACCTTTTATCGGGCAGAGCCTAAGAAGCATGGTTTTGTTGAAATAGAAGCAGGAGTTAAATCCATTTTATCTAGTACTGCATTTCGGGATGAGATTATTGAAATTTTTAAATATAACTATGCCCATATTGATTTCGTCGATAAGAAACATGATTTTCCATTTCCGTGCCCGATCGATATTCATTGCCAATACTCTACCGATCAGATTTTAGCGGCATTTGGACTCTGGAATGAAGAGAAAGCACCAGCTTTTCGAGAAGGTGTAAAACATCTTGAAGATAAGAAGACGGATATATTCTTTATCACATTAAATAAATCGGATAAGGATTTTTCACCTTCGACATTGTATGAAGACTATGCCATTAGTGAGCGTTTATTTCATTGGCAGACCCAAAGCCGGATATCAGAGGATACCAAAACAGCGCAAAGGTATATTCATCAAAGAGAGACTGGCAACCGAATCGCCCTATTTGTTCGTGAATATAAGGAAGAGAATGATTATACGTCACCATTTGTTTTCCTAGGGGAAGCAGAATATGTGAAACATGAGGGCAGTAAGCCCATGAGTTTCGTTTGGCAATTAAAAGAGGAGATGCCGCCCGTGATGGTGCCGGCTGCTAATAAATGCATCGTATAGGAAGTGTGATGAAATGATTCGAGTAGCTGCAGCGATTATAGAAAATGAAGAAGGGTTACTGCTCATAGCTAGACGTCGGCCTGAGAAGTCTCAGGGCGGGCTATGGGAATTTCCAGGTGGGAAGCTAGAGGAAGGTGAGTCGCCGGAAGCTTGTTTAGTAAGAGAGCTGAAGGAAGAGATGAACATTAAGATTGAGCCGTATGAATTTTTTGGAATGAATGATCATTGGTATGGGGCGCTTCATATTCAATTGATTGCTTATAGAGCGAGGTTTGTGGGTGGCGAGATCGTACTGGTTGACCATGATGAGTCTTGTTGGGTGCGGATAGAAGAGTTGAGGGAGTTTGAATTTGCACCAGCTGATGTGAAATTTGTTGAGAGTTTCAACTAAGGATGTGCAAAGGTAAAAATATACTAAAATCAAATTAGTATATCTATTTAATATATAGGATATTACGGACAAATATTTCGAGTAATAGGGTAAATAAAGGG
It contains:
- a CDS encoding restriction endonuclease-like protein, which codes for MEPLSFGDSFLVRSRGSEWLPIEKAYLTEATEYEWQWEQIDISILLMQGIPLTYRKVDGGVTGHFMTPFQSGQLTFTVEQQAYETYVYPDDRKMTAEQYDIMLLEILDEAAVCFDHAGLTIPISTQDRARDVSWAQWSYIDHGIKDLASYIRRFLEHPLKRLSEKDTLLKREQMKVVTNRTSQWLERHYAKDPSSVIPANVLTHVRIDTYDMYENRVIKRYLLDLQSLLVTYIHCSLSDVSKKAAKYGDLVRYWLRQGIFQEITSYQGPIQVSTIFRKHPVYRLCYRWFDRLYQHGNERIGFEYPFPLKDTFALYEIWCYMQVLRLLREKGLIKNSANLYKSTLDRFFLSLAKHKESHVSLANGHHLFYQRVFQYNSDHFYSFTQRMEPDITLESHEGILVFDPKYRVPTNLSTALGEMHKYRDGILVKHKETPAVENVFILTPSKGEEEPRYFQEWYHEQYRMGAIEMVPGGPSNPALERAIDRFMKNI
- a CDS encoding DEAD/DEAH box helicase, with translation MKQGLYEQIINNITTKQLSALDPTLYEVGKERLDAEEARKMLSNYLATVTRRALKAVREQSSDEEAVLAQVRTCNEIIATLKETLGQEEYKELQLDEQGEVLTYVYSKLNHVRGIKNEKVLRPATPLSQSSLFTGSHSEPNMMNELKHEIVTADRIDLLVSFIKWSGLRCLMEQLEQFTSSGGQLRVITTTYMEATDYKAVLELSKLSNTKIKISYDTDRTRLHAKAYVFMRDTGFTTAYVGSSNLSNPALTSGLEWNLKVTEKDSYDVLKKIEATFESYWNDREFKLFSPENVEHETQLQEALGKKKVNEHEALHFHFDLTPYDYQKEVLEKLEAQRTLYGRMKNLLLAATGVGKTVISAFDFKRYRSKNPGAKLLFVAHREEILKQSRDTFRFILKDLNFGELHVGSNQAQSVDHLFISIQSFNSMKLAEITTSNFYDFIIVDEFHHAAAPSYQKLLTHYQPEILLGLTATPERMDGKDILAYFDHTIAAEIRLIDAIDRKLLSPFHYFGVTDHVDLTQVKWSRRGYDLRELEGLYTSDKIRATQILNSLKKYVTDLDEVKGLGFCVSVEHALYMAKVFDEAGIPSIALHGNSHEQERSQAKGRLISGEIKLIFVVDLYNEGVDIPEVNTILFLRPTESLTVFLQQLGRGLRLAEGKECLTVLDFIGQAHKEYNFQEKFRSLLGKTKHSVQHYVENGFSSLPRGSFVQLEKQAKDYILRNLKQASTNRRSLINKIKYFADDTGLMLTLTNFIEYHGISAFELYGGRNGNRFLRGLMVEAGVLEPFELPPTELVKRIPALLNLNSRRLLKFLISYIEEEKQPETEEEHLMLNMFYYTFYRAEPKKHGFVEIEAGVKSILSSTAFRDEIIEIFKYNYAHIDFVDKKHDFPFPCPIDIHCQYSTDQILAAFGLWNEEKAPAFREGVKHLEDKKTDIFFITLNKSDKDFSPSTLYEDYAISERLFHWQTQSRISEDTKTAQRYIHQRETGNRIALFVREYKEENDYTSPFVFLGEAEYVKHEGSKPMSFVWQLKEEMPPVMVPAANKCIV
- a CDS encoding (deoxy)nucleoside triphosphate pyrophosphohydrolase, yielding MIRVAAAIIENEEGLLLIARRRPEKSQGGLWEFPGGKLEEGESPEACLVRELKEEMNIKIEPYEFFGMNDHWYGALHIQLIAYRARFVGGEIVLVDHDESCWVRIEELREFEFAPADVKFVESFN
- a CDS encoding 3'-5' exonuclease; translation: MAYMVPETIPRGATAGERILFESLKDHLPSDYIVYYEPEIRGRRPDFVIIGPDLGLVILEVKDYTKGTLYQVNHDEWTLRNTAGELVTTKSPLKQARDNARLISEHLKKDKNLVQDASSYLKFPYGFGTVFTRLKQEDFIKHDLYQVIEPQFVLCRDEVDPDEDGFSQEILKEKIHGMFTVWSQKKNILTNEDIQAIRFHLFPEVRISAEYKPTIKHQDQLLLSLHNIKTMDLHQENMAKQIGDKHRLIRGVAGSGKTLVLASRAKMLAKAHPDWKILVLCYGIPLSRSLKQMIERMMNEPEDLLDLINLGSSDNQRESKVEVYNFHEWLRNSLHMKDSEIPTLLEKVNNKEAILPTYDAIMIDEGQDFEPVWLKLLSCCLNPDTQSLLLVEDRAQTIFNRKTSLAQDIGLNFRGRSKILAINYRNTAQIVQFAWGFYQEHSQLKNKVQEGSVDGVEIIPPQSTKRKGPEPMIKGFRDIREEMNFVSKSVTFLNQHKNIPFQDIAILYRVKNSHRTSYFDEIKNSLELHELPYTWITENAESKRNFVRDENKIKISTIDSAKGLDFRAVFIINIENMPFPLEEVEEREVSLFYIGMTRALEWLFLTYSGESKFTQYLDEIIQKRSQQTSLHKQSV